In Eubalaena glacialis isolate mEubGla1 chromosome 3, mEubGla1.1.hap2.+ XY, whole genome shotgun sequence, the following are encoded in one genomic region:
- the SIKE1 gene encoding suppressor of IKBKE 1 isoform X1, with the protein MSCTIEKILTDAKTLLERLREHDAAAESLVDQSAALHRRVAAMREAGTALPDQYQEDASDIKDMSKYKPHILLSQENTQIRDLKQENRELWVSLEEHQDALELIMSKYRKQMLQLMVAKKAVDAEPVLKAHQSHSAEIESQIDRICEMGEVMRKAVQMDDDQFCKIQEKLAQLELENKELRELLSISSESLRVRKENSMDTASQAIK; encoded by the exons ATGAGCTGCACCATCGAGAAGATTCTGACAGACGCTAAGACTCTACTGGAGAGGCTGCGGGAGCACGATGCGGCCGCCGAGTCGCTAGTGGATCAATCGGCGGCGCTGCACCGGCGGGTGGCCGCTATGCGGGAGGCAGGGACAGCGCTTCCGGACCAG TATCAAGAGGATGCATCCGATATAAAGGACATGTCCAAATACAAACCTCACATTCTGCTGTCCCAAGAGAATACACAGATTAGAGACTTGAAGCAGGAAAACAGAG agCTATGGGTTTCCTTGGAGGAACACCAGGATGCTTTGGAACTCATCATGAGCAAATACCGGAAACAGATGTTACAATTAATGGTTGCTAAAAAAGCAGTGGATGCTGAACCAGTCCTGAAAGCTCACCAGTCTCACTCTGCA GAAATTGAGAGTCAGATTGACagaatctgtgaaatgggagaagTGATGAGGAAAGCAGTTCAAATGGATGATGATCAATTTTGTAAGATTCAGGAAAAACTAGCACAGTTAGAG cttgaaAATAAGGAACTTCGAGAATTATTGTCCATCAGTAGTGAGTCTCTTCGGGTCAGGAAGGAAAACTCAATGGACACTGCTTCCCAAGCCATCAAATAA
- the SIKE1 gene encoding suppressor of IKBKE 1 isoform X2 gives MSCTIEKILTDAKTLLERLREHDAAAESLVDQSAALHRRVAAMREAGTALPDQYQEDASDIKDMSKYKPHILLSQENTQIRDLKQENRELWVSLEEHQDALELIMSKYRKQMLQLMVAKKAVDAEPVLKAHQSHSAEIESQIDRICEMGEVMRKAVQMDDDQFCKIQEKLAQLEDI, from the exons ATGAGCTGCACCATCGAGAAGATTCTGACAGACGCTAAGACTCTACTGGAGAGGCTGCGGGAGCACGATGCGGCCGCCGAGTCGCTAGTGGATCAATCGGCGGCGCTGCACCGGCGGGTGGCCGCTATGCGGGAGGCAGGGACAGCGCTTCCGGACCAG TATCAAGAGGATGCATCCGATATAAAGGACATGTCCAAATACAAACCTCACATTCTGCTGTCCCAAGAGAATACACAGATTAGAGACTTGAAGCAGGAAAACAGAG agCTATGGGTTTCCTTGGAGGAACACCAGGATGCTTTGGAACTCATCATGAGCAAATACCGGAAACAGATGTTACAATTAATGGTTGCTAAAAAAGCAGTGGATGCTGAACCAGTCCTGAAAGCTCACCAGTCTCACTCTGCA GAAATTGAGAGTCAGATTGACagaatctgtgaaatgggagaagTGATGAGGAAAGCAGTTCAAATGGATGATGATCAATTTTGTAAGATTCAGGAAAAACTAGCACAGTTAGAG GACATCTAG